In Alteribacter lacisalsi, a genomic segment contains:
- a CDS encoding LLM class flavin-dependent oxidoreductase, whose product MMTQRPLSHTAYSVLDLAPVLEGATAAQSFQNSLDLAQHAEKWGYRRYWLAEHHNMPGIASSATSVVIGHIAGGTETIRVGSGGIMLPNHAPLVIAEQFGTLASIYPDRIDLGLGRAPGTDFQTARALRRDEKGGADFEQLLSELRGFFTGTDGKKVKAVPGEGVEVPIWLLGSSGYSAALAGRLGLPFAFASHFNPEHTLDALSLYRNSFEPGVLDEPYAMTGVNVIASETDEEAEYLASSQKQQFLELVRGTPGKLKPPVENVEQLMMPHERVALERQLGSSIYGSVDSVRSKLSAFAEETASDELIIVSQVYSHEARLRSYDLTAGIMKGE is encoded by the coding sequence ATGATGACACAGAGACCTTTATCGCATACTGCTTATTCCGTTCTCGATCTGGCTCCTGTACTTGAAGGGGCGACGGCGGCACAGTCGTTTCAAAATTCACTTGATCTGGCTCAGCATGCTGAAAAATGGGGCTACAGACGGTACTGGCTCGCTGAACACCATAACATGCCGGGGATTGCGAGTTCTGCTACGAGTGTTGTGATTGGGCATATTGCAGGCGGGACAGAAACCATCCGTGTCGGCTCAGGAGGTATTATGCTTCCGAATCATGCCCCGCTCGTTATTGCCGAGCAGTTCGGGACGCTTGCCTCTATCTATCCAGACCGAATTGATCTTGGTCTCGGCAGGGCTCCAGGAACCGATTTCCAGACGGCCAGAGCCCTGAGAAGAGATGAGAAGGGAGGAGCTGATTTTGAGCAGCTGCTTTCGGAACTTCGCGGGTTCTTTACTGGGACTGACGGGAAAAAGGTGAAAGCAGTCCCGGGAGAAGGAGTTGAGGTTCCAATCTGGCTTCTTGGTTCGAGCGGCTATAGTGCCGCACTTGCAGGCAGACTCGGTCTTCCATTCGCGTTTGCAAGTCATTTTAATCCCGAGCACACCCTTGACGCCCTCTCCCTTTACCGGAACAGTTTTGAACCTGGCGTTCTGGATGAACCGTATGCCATGACCGGGGTGAACGTGATCGCTTCCGAAACAGATGAAGAGGCCGAATACCTTGCTTCTTCCCAGAAACAGCAGTTTCTCGAGCTTGTCAGAGGTACACCCGGGAAGCTGAAGCCGCCTGTAGAAAATGTTGAACAGCTTATGATGCCGCACGAAAGGGTAGCCCTTGAGCGGCAGCTCGGCTCCTCAATCTACGGCAGTGTGGACTCTGTCCGCTCGAAACTATCGGCTTTTGCAGAGGAAACAGCAAGTGACGAACTGATTATCGTATCCCAGGTCTACAGTCACGAAGCGAGGCTCCGTTCCTATGATCTGACTGCCGGGATTATGAAGGGTGAATAG